The Dermacentor albipictus isolate Rhodes 1998 colony chromosome 2, USDA_Dalb.pri_finalv2, whole genome shotgun sequence genome has a segment encoding these proteins:
- the LOC139055824 gene encoding probable ATP-dependent RNA helicase DDX53, with translation MAPTRSSVTKEDPAKEEPRTSLEWAKLPAKSDKEERMSRADFLPVGNNFYAEDPEVACVTAQEVGEFRSANNDVVSKYPGAQERPPPSVASDPFTSFEYLAILDNFKKQSRCFSNTWPILHRCHDMISIAQKGTGKTLAFLLPAALVHVDSQALPIELSKGPTCLALTQIRELAQQIEREAKNCQGIRFVCIYSGGSQREQIDGVQQSA, from the coding sequence ATGGCGCCAACGCGGTCCTCTGTCACCAAAGAAGATCCCGCCAAGGAGGAGCCACGGACTTCGCTTGAATGGGCCAAGCTGCCTGCCAAAAGCGACAAAGAGGAAAGAATGTCCAGGGCAGATTTTTTACCAGTGGGGAATAATTTCTACGCCGAGGATCCCGAGGTTGCATGCGTGACGGCTCAGGAGGTGGGTGAATTCAGGTCAGCCAACAACGATGTAGTTTCCAAGTATCCCGGAGCGCAGGAACGTCCACCCCCGAGCGTAGCATCTGACCCATTCACATCATTCGAGTATCTAGCAATCTTAGACAATTTCAAAAAACAGTCTCGGTGTTTTAGCAACACCTGGCCAATCCTGCATCGATGTCACGACATGATTTCTATTGCACAAAAGGGTACAGGCAAGACTCTGGCATTCCTCTTACCTGCAGCCTTGGTCCACGTCGACAGCCAGGCTCTTCCAATCGAGCTGAGCAAGGGCCCTACTTGTCTCGCCCTGACCCAGATACGCGAACTTGCCCAACAAATTGAGCGGGAAGCGAAGAACTGCCAAGGGATCAGGTTCGTATGCATTTATAGCGGTGGCAGTCAGCGAGAGCAGATCGATGGCGTTCAGCAAAGTGCGTAG